One window of Mesorhizobium loti R88b genomic DNA carries:
- a CDS encoding AAA family ATPase, with product MNVDDVKALATAIRDEIAKAITGQHDTVDLMLTALFAGGHILLEGPPGTAKTMTARCFAQALGVVYGRIQFTPDLMPGDIVGSNIYNFQTGQFTLTRGPIFCDLLLADEINRTPPKTQAALLEAMQEHAVTFDGTTHALSQNFMVVATQNPIEHQGVYPLPEAQLDRFLFKHRVSYPNAQEERAIIVHHGGGSASHDIKQYGITAQADRKTLEAALATVGDVTLVDDVVGYIAALVRGTRESPDLEVGASPRAGAMLARAARARAALDGRAYVIPDDVKALAVPALRHRVILSPAAQIDGRLVEQIVSDLVDQTAAPR from the coding sequence GTGAACGTCGATGATGTGAAGGCCCTGGCAACCGCGATCAGGGACGAGATAGCGAAAGCAATCACCGGACAGCATGACACGGTCGATCTGATGCTGACGGCATTGTTCGCCGGTGGGCACATATTGCTCGAAGGGCCGCCGGGCACGGCCAAGACGATGACCGCGCGCTGCTTCGCGCAGGCGCTCGGCGTTGTCTACGGGCGCATCCAGTTCACGCCCGACCTGATGCCAGGCGACATCGTCGGGTCGAACATCTACAATTTCCAGACCGGACAGTTCACGCTGACGCGCGGTCCGATCTTCTGCGATCTTCTGCTTGCGGACGAAATCAATCGCACGCCGCCGAAGACGCAAGCCGCCCTGCTGGAAGCCATGCAGGAACATGCCGTCACCTTCGACGGCACGACGCATGCGCTCAGCCAGAACTTCATGGTGGTGGCGACGCAGAACCCGATCGAGCATCAGGGCGTCTATCCCCTGCCCGAGGCGCAGCTCGACCGCTTCCTGTTCAAGCACAGGGTGAGCTATCCCAACGCGCAGGAGGAACGCGCCATTATCGTGCATCACGGCGGCGGCTCCGCCTCGCACGACATCAAGCAATATGGCATCACGGCGCAGGCCGACCGCAAGACGCTAGAGGCAGCACTTGCCACCGTCGGCGATGTCACGCTGGTCGACGATGTCGTCGGCTACATCGCGGCGCTTGTGCGCGGCACACGCGAAAGCCCGGATCTCGAGGTTGGCGCCAGTCCTCGCGCCGGCGCCATGCTCGCCCGCGCCGCCCGCGCACGGGCCGCGCTCGACGGCCGCGCCTATGTCATTCCCGACGACGTCAAGGCGCTGGCCGTGCCGGCGCTGCGCCACCGCGTCATCCTGTCGCCGGCGGCGCAGATCGACGGGCGGCTGGTGGAGCAGATCGTTTCCGACCTTGTCGACCAGACGGCAGCCCCGCGTTGA
- a CDS encoding DUF58 domain-containing protein yields MIYPSGRAVWAAAAGAIPAFLIALALPSFWYLGLSWICILLAFLAVDAAAGRGRASLTASLSAPPHVGVGGRFTLHVAASLNGRPLQARVGHDQRLAPVGGTGGTLPTNGGTLDLEFDALRRGIASFDRLWLRWRGPFGLIWNQVVLPMERKVAVLPDVSSARDEAIALLQRSALADGHAQRRAGQGREFESLKDYQPGMGRRMIDWKRSARHGKLLAREFRVEENNNIVLAIDSGRLMCEPVEGVPKVDRAVTAALLSAFIALKGGDLVSLFSFDARPRVSSGAVRGSSSFMMIQKRAAEIDYSSEETNFTLALTTLAARLDRRSLVIVFTDFVDPISAELMLRTVGRLSERHLVLFMLMKDVELETLADMPPVTPEDVARSVTAGGLLRERQVVIGRLRLLGAHVIEADHRRLGPALVERYIQLKEENLL; encoded by the coding sequence TTGATCTACCCAAGCGGCAGAGCGGTCTGGGCAGCGGCGGCGGGTGCCATCCCCGCCTTCCTGATCGCGCTTGCGCTGCCCTCCTTCTGGTATCTCGGCCTGTCGTGGATCTGCATTCTGCTCGCCTTCCTGGCGGTCGATGCGGCGGCCGGGCGCGGACGCGCCTCGCTTACCGCCAGTCTTTCGGCGCCGCCGCACGTCGGCGTCGGCGGGCGTTTCACCCTCCATGTCGCGGCCAGCCTCAATGGGCGGCCGCTGCAGGCGCGCGTCGGCCACGATCAGCGGCTGGCGCCGGTCGGCGGCACTGGGGGTACCCTGCCCACCAATGGCGGCACGCTCGACCTCGAATTCGACGCGCTGAGGCGCGGCATCGCCAGTTTCGACCGGCTGTGGCTGCGCTGGCGCGGCCCGTTCGGACTGATCTGGAACCAGGTCGTCCTGCCGATGGAGCGGAAAGTAGCAGTGCTGCCCGATGTCAGCAGCGCCCGTGATGAGGCGATCGCCTTGCTGCAGCGCTCCGCGCTCGCCGACGGCCACGCGCAGAGGCGGGCCGGCCAGGGCCGCGAGTTCGAGTCGCTGAAGGATTACCAGCCGGGCATGGGCCGGCGGATGATCGACTGGAAGCGCAGCGCGCGCCACGGCAAGCTTCTGGCGCGTGAATTCCGCGTCGAGGAGAACAACAACATCGTGCTGGCGATCGACAGCGGGCGGCTGATGTGCGAGCCGGTCGAAGGCGTGCCGAAAGTCGACCGGGCGGTAACGGCAGCATTGTTGTCGGCCTTCATTGCGCTGAAAGGCGGCGACCTCGTCAGCCTGTTCTCCTTCGACGCCCGGCCGCGCGTCTCGAGCGGCGCGGTGCGCGGCTCGTCGAGTTTCATGATGATCCAGAAGCGTGCGGCCGAGATCGACTATTCCAGCGAGGAGACCAATTTCACGCTGGCGCTCACGACGCTGGCAGCCAGGCTCGACCGGCGCTCGCTGGTGATCGTCTTCACCGATTTCGTCGACCCGATCAGCGCCGAGCTGATGCTGCGCACCGTCGGCCGGCTGAGCGAACGGCATCTGGTGCTGTTCATGCTGATGAAGGATGTCGAACTGGAGACGCTGGCCGACATGCCGCCCGTCACGCCGGAGGATGTCGCGCGCTCGGTCACCGCCGGTGGCCTGCTGAGGGAAAGGCAAGTGGTCATCGGCCGGCTGCGGCTGCTCGGCGCGCATGTGATCGAGGCCGACCATCGGCGGCTCGGCCCGGCGCTGGTCGAGCGCTACATCCAG